The DNA window TCCGTACTTTTGCCCTGAAAAGTTTTATCGCTTATTCATCACAGGAACCGGTTCTGCTTAACGCAGATGAAAAGGGAATCGTGTGCAAATCACGAACTGTCGCGCAACTGTAAGTACCTTAAATCTTTATTGATGATCCACTGTGCAGAAGCATGGGAAGGAAATAAAGACGGTATGAGTCAGGAGACCTGCCTTTCCTCTATACAAAAAACTTTCGCGATCTGAAGTTGATTGATCTGATGAATGCTTACGGGAACATCGTATGTTCCTGCTGTCATTATTCTGCTCAACGGCTCCATTCGCTTTAATATAACAATGCAATAATGACAACAGAAGAAAGAATTGAAGCCTCGGAAACCAGAATTTTTAAAGCCGTTTTCCCTAATACCACCAATCATTATGATACCCTGTTCGGAGGGACCGCCATGCAGCTGATGGATGAAGTCGCCTTTATTACCGCTACCCGTTTTGCCCGGAAAAGGGTGGTTACGGTAAGCAGCGACAAGATCGACTTTAAAAAACCGATTCCTGCCGGGACCATTGTAGAGCTGATCGGTAAAGTAGCACACGTGGGAACCACCAGTATGAAGGTAAGTGTTGAGATCTACACGGAACAGATGTATTCTTATGAGCGTGAAAAAGCTATTGTCGGGGATTTCACTTTTGTATCCATTGATGAGTTCAAGAAACCAACTCCTATATTATAAATACATCAGTGGCTTGCAGCGGCCTCCGGCCGCCGCAAGCCTTATTATTACAGCTCTTTGACAATCTTTTGATTGTCCAGGCATTTCGTCAGCAGCATCTCAAATGCCTCACCCATTTCATCGGAAGCCCTGCCAATGGCATGTTCAAGCATCTTCCTCACCTGCTTTTCCGTTACGCCGGCTTCTGTCCAGCTCTTCCCTGATGTATGGGAGTTCAGGATGAACGGCATGATACGGTCTATGGCACAGGCGAAAATAGCATCCGGAGTCTGCTCTTCTTCAAACTCCAGCCAGAGGTTAAAAAATTCCGAGCGGATCGGTTCATCCAGGATCCCGAAAATATTTTTGGCAGACTGTTTTTCGCGCTCAAACTTCCCGACCATTGCCTGTTCATCAAACAAAAAGGTATCTCCGGCTTCAATTTCCACCAGGTCATGGATGGAAAGCATCCTGATCACCCGCAGAAGGTCGATATCCGCACTGCATTTCGCGTACGGATAAAGGATCTGGGCAAGGATGATGATCTGCCAGGAATGTTCGGCCGTATTTTCCCGCCGGGTATCATCAGCATTATAATTTCTTCTCTGTACATTTTTCAAAGCGTCTACGGCTAAGATGAAATTTATTTCCTTTTGTATTTTCATACTGCAAAAATAATTCATTTAAGGGTATCAT is part of the Chryseobacterium camelliae genome and encodes:
- a CDS encoding acyl-CoA thioesterase encodes the protein MTTEERIEASETRIFKAVFPNTTNHYDTLFGGTAMQLMDEVAFITATRFARKRVVTVSSDKIDFKKPIPAGTIVELIGKVAHVGTTSMKVSVEIYTEQMYSYEREKAIVGDFTFVSIDEFKKPTPIL
- a CDS encoding HD domain-containing protein, producing the protein MKIQKEINFILAVDALKNVQRRNYNADDTRRENTAEHSWQIIILAQILYPYAKCSADIDLLRVIRMLSIHDLVEIEAGDTFLFDEQAMVGKFEREKQSAKNIFGILDEPIRSEFFNLWLEFEEEQTPDAIFACAIDRIMPFILNSHTSGKSWTEAGVTEKQVRKMLEHAIGRASDEMGEAFEMLLTKCLDNQKIVKEL